The Oncorhynchus clarkii lewisi isolate Uvic-CL-2024 chromosome 12, UVic_Ocla_1.0, whole genome shotgun sequence genome segment ttttactgggtgagttttacttttacttcagtcattttctattaaggtatctttacatctggacactttctgttttccTGGAATTtgtccttattgtaggctactaccacttttagtcttattCTTTACTAAACtgctcactgtttagcacatgacttCCCATGTGAATCCTTAATGAGACGGGTGGGGCTGgcataagagggtgtgaacaatgctgtatgggtgtagacaaaggagagctctcgaGTAAGTATCAAAACATTCAAAGacccttttctcaaaagtgagttcacaagtttatcaactttaaaAGCAGAATTAAATTCCCATTGTTCCTTTAAAAAAATGCTGTGTATTATTTGTCATTTTGtattgtatatataaatatatatatactttgtaAGAAACCCAATTTCCaaaccgaatccaggtggtgagtcacaattGTTGTTTGTGTACGTTAATTTTATAATATCGTATGtttccccccaacaccactttccataaaattgaatagcagaccctcatgccaaattgaatcaaacactttttacattgtttaactgTTTTGATTATGCCAGAACATTGGGCGAAGAGAATaacatttatatagcccttcgtacatcagctgatatctcaaagtgctgtacagaaacccagcctaaaaccccaaacagcaagcattgcaggtgttgaagcacgttggctaggaaaaactccctagaaatgccaaaacctaggtagaaacctagagaggaaccaggctatgaggggtggccagtcctcttctggctgtgccgggtggagattataacagaacatggccaagatgttcaaatgttcataaatgaccagcatggtcaaataataggtctgggacaggtagcacgtccgttgAACAGATCAGGATTCTATAGCcacaagcagaacagttgaaactggagcagcagcacggcaggtggactggggacagcaaggagtcatcatgccaggtattcctgaggcatggtcctagggctcaggtcctccgagagagagaaagaaagtgagaaagagagaattagagagagaatacttatattcacacaggacaccggataagacaggagaagtactccagatataacaaactgactctagccccccaacacataaactactgcagcataaatactggaggctgagacaggaggggtcaggagacactgtgaccccatccgatgatacccccggacagggccaaacaggaaggatataaccccacccactttgccaaagcacagcccaacaccactagagggatatcttcaaccaccaacctaccatcctgagacaaggccgagtatagcccacaaagatctccgccacggcacaacccaagggggtcgtcaacccagacaggaagatcacatcagtgactcaacccactcaagtgacgcacccctcctagggacggcatgaaagagcaccagtaagccagtgactcagcccctgtaatagggttagaggcagagaatcccagtggaaagaggggaaccggccaggtagagacagcaagggcggtttgttgctccagagcctttccgttcaccttcacactcctggaccagactacactcaatcatatgacccactgaagagatgagtcttcagtaaagacttaaaggttgagactgagtttgcgtctctcacatgggtaggcagaccattccataaaaattgagctctataggagaaagccctgcctccagctgtttgcttagaaattatatggacaattaggaggcctgcgtcttgtgaccatagcgtacgtgtaggtatgtacggcaggaccaaatcagagagataggtaggagcaagccaatgtaatgctttgtaggttagcagtaaaaccttgtaaccagcccttgccttgacaggaagccagtgtagggaggctagcactggaataatatgatacattttttttgttctagtcaggattctagcagccgtatttaacactaactgaagtttatttagtgctttatccgggtagtcggaaagtagagcattgcagtagtctaacctagatgtAACAAAAGCAtgtattcatttttctgcatcatttttggacggacagtttctgatttttgcaatgttacgtagatggaaaaaagctgtccttgaaacagtcttgatatgttcgtcaaaagagagatcagggtccagagtagcgccgaggtccttcacagttttatttgagacgactgtacaaccattaagattaattgtcagattcaacagaagatctctttgtttcttggaaagagcaaagagaaacgacagtccatcattattttaagacatcaGTCAATGCGAAACATTTCAATAACGtttgaagtttcttcaagtgcggtCGCAAAAAACATAAAgcaccatgatgaaactggctctcacgaggactgccacaagaaaggaagaccaagagttacctctgctgcagaggataagtttgttTGAGTTAACTACACCTCAGATCATATCCTAAATAAATCCTTCacagagttcatgtaacagacacacctctaaatcaactgtttagaggagatggtgtgaatcaggtcttcatggtcgaattgctgcaaagaaaccactactgaaggacattATCAATAAGAAgatactttcttgggccaagaaacatgagcaattgacattagactggtggaaatctgtcgtttggtccaaatgtgagattttttggctccaactgccgtgtctttgtgagacgcagagtaggtgggtggattatctctgtatgtgtggttcccaccgtgaagcatggaggaggaggtgtgagtgctttgctgatgacactgtcgtGATTCATTTCAAGGCACacaattcaagacacacttaaccagcatggtgttacaggaattaaattcctctatgttttaatacccaattaaaattaaacactctgtcaattcatacgaatttgtaagactcttatttgtataaaatggacagagaccagtctttaAAATCAGCCagcagcgtttattctcgagagtactgcccatgatacattttaccacaggttataaactgaaaatgacgtcattggTTTTTGTACTAGCCCGTCTCATCTCCGCTCCAGTacaatggctgtatggttctcaAGCTTTCCCACATCGTCTCTCCCTACTAAGATAATTTACGATCAGAGCCAAGGtctgcctgtgtagataagccttctagacagtctggctataagttcattaatttctaccaaggaacagacagtcattgttctaattcttgattatatttacacacattagattcagtactaggattataAGGAAAATTCataaatatacagtaatataatagtattctgattagtcagtcctgattgaaatgtatacataattagtcattattgataaaaattcccttaacacatggctaccacagtattctgcagcgatacgccatcccatctggtttgcgcttagtgggactataatttgttttcaactggacaatgacccaacatacctctaggctatgtaagggctatttgaccaagaaggagagtgatggagatggtttgagatgattTGGAACGAGTTGGAcctcagagggaaggaaaagcagccagcaagtgctcaccatatgtgggaactccttcaagactgttggaaaagcattccaggtgaagctttttgagagaatgccaagagtgtgcaaagctgtcatcaaggcaaagggtggctactttgaagaatctaaaatctaaaatacattttgatttccaTATgtgttccatatgtgttattttatagttttgatgtcttcactattattctactatgtagaaaatagtacaaataaagaaaatcccttgaatgagtaggtgtgtccaaactttttactggtactgtatgttttatatacagtgccttgcgaaagtattcggcccccttgaactttgcaaccttttgccacatttcaggcttcaaacataaagatataaaactgtattttttgtgaagaatcaacaacaagtgggacacaatcatgaagtgtaatgacaattattggatatttcaaacttttttaacaaatcgaaaactgaaaaattgggcgtgcaaaattattcagcccctttactttcagtgcagcaaactctctccagcagttaagtgaggatctctgaatgatccaatgttgacctaaatgactaatgatgataaatacaatccacctgtgtgtaatcaagtctccgtataaatgcacctgcactgtgatagtctcagaggtccgttaaaagcgcagagagcatcatgaagaacaaggaacacaccaggcaggtccgagatactgttgtgaagaagtttaaagccggatttggatacaaaaagatttcccaagctttaaacatcccaaggagcactgtgcaagcgataatattgaaatggaaggagtatcagaccactgcaaatctaccaagacctggccgtccctctaaactttcagctcatacaaggagaagattgatcagagatgcagccaagaggcccatgatcactctggatgaactgcagagatctacagctgaggtgggagactctgtccataggacaacaatcagtcgcatattgcacaaatctggcctttatggaagagtggcaagaagaaagccatttcttaaagatatccataaaaagtgtcgtttaaagtttgccacaagccacctgggagacacaccaaacatgtggaagaaggtgctctggtcagatgaaaccaaaattgaactttttggcaacaatgcaaaacgttatgtttggcgtaaaagcaacacagctcatcaccctgaacacaccatccccactgtcaaacatggtggtggcagcatcatggtttgggcctgcttttcttcagcagggacagggaagatggttaaaattgatgggaagatggatggagccaaatacagaaccattctggaagaaaacctgatggagtctgcaaaagacctgagactgggatggagatttgttttccaacaagacaatgatccaaaacataaagcaaaatctacaatggaatggttcaaaaataaacatatccaggtgttagaatggccaagtcaaagtccagatctgaatccaatcgagaatctgtggaaagaactaaaaACGGCTGTTcataaatgctctccatccaacctcactgagctcgagctgttttgcaaggaggaatgggaaaaaaattctctcgatgtgcaaaactgatagagacataccccaagcgacttacagctgtaatcgcagcaaaaggtggcgctacaaagtattaacttaagggggctgaataattttgcacgcccaatctttccgtttttgatttgttaaaaaagtttgaaatatccaataaatgtcgttccacttcatgattgtgtcccacttgttgttgattcttcacaaaaaaatacagttttatatctttatgtttgaagcctgaaatgtggcaaaaggtcgcaaagttcaagggggccgaatactttcgcaaggcactgtatgtatataaaaaaacatacatatatataattgTATGTATAGCTCCATCATTGTTTTTTATGGGTCTGATATTCttggtttaaaaaataaatgaaatgggGTTTGTGGTGTTGAGCTCAGTGTGGTGTGCCGCCGCAGTTTTGTGGAATCAGTGACCAGACCAGAGACTAACCACATAAGTGGTTAGTGGGCTGGGATTTCCTGTTCCATTACAGTGTACTGCTTTTCTCTGTTGTGTTAATGCTAATACCAGAAAGTGTGTAGAAGATCACACCTTGATCTTGTACTGCAATCGGATGCACAACCAGCATTTGGGGATAAAATACATAAACAACTGTTTTGATTTTTCAAGATCATTGTGTGATCTTCGACATACTTTCCGGCATTAGCATTAACACACATTGTGTGTTTTTAAATGTTGTTTCTTAACTCCGGGGgagtttttacctttatttaaatattcaagtcacttaagaacaaattcttacttacaatgacagcctaagaatagtgggttaactgccttattcagggccagaatgacagatttttaccttttcagctcagggattcaatctagcaacctttaggttactggcccaatgccctaaccactaggatacctgtaCACTTTAAGAGCAGCATTTCAGTGGACCTGGGACTATGCTAGATCACGTTACAAAAACAAACACAAGATTCAGAGAACATTTAAGGGTTATACTACAATAAGTTGTTTTTGACTTATTTTTGACTTTCTGTGCATTTCTTTTTGACCCCTCAGTTAATTTTCGTGTTTTATGGGTTTCatattatttgtaaaaaaaaatgaaacaaatGATGTTTGTGGCTTTGAGCTCAGTGTTGAGCTCAGTTTAGTGGAATTGGTGGCCAGACCAGAGACTAAATACAGTAGTGGGCCAGGATTTCCTGTTTTGTGGCTGTGTGACTCTGAAAGTGTGTAGAAGATCACGCATTGATCTTTTTTACATGGATGTAGCATTGCCAGACCATGGTAATTTAACTCTCAATTTCGGTTTAGCAGAATTTTGGTTGTGTTGTTTGTTGAGTCCATTGTAACTTGGAAATAGTTACATCTGGGGTAAAAATTGCAATTTACTGCCAAGTATTGGTGAGAATCATACCTGATTTTGGAGGACATTTCAAGGATCAAGATGGTGACAATTCTACTCTTTATGGCATTAGGTGAGTCTTTGTGTATTACAATAACTAAGTTGTCATAAAGGAAAGTCTTTCAAGTGCCTCACATGAATAAGAATATACTCTATATATAGATTGGTATCTGTTGTCTCTGTGACTTCTGCTATATCCAAGTGCAGTATTATATTGTTTCTTTCTAGCTTAGCCTTGTTTCAATAGGCTATGATTTATGTACTGGATATACTAATGTCTGCAATGGAATTTTACGTTTAATTTTAACTAAATTTGTGGATTTTGAATTGATGATATTGCTCACGAGTGACTTGGTAGACAGTCACAAAATCAAACTGACCTATAACAATGGACTAATTTCCAGTTCTCATGTCTGCTTTCTTTGCTCACTCAACTGTGACTTCAAAGTTAAATATATGTGTGCTTTGTGGACCTATACTGTAAAAGTTGAGCAATTTTGCAATTATTAACTTTGATAGAAAATGTAGCAAAATAGGATCTTGAAACTGCGGAGAGGATAACTCCGGTCCATCAACGCAATAAATTACACTGATTAATTCCCTAGTGATATCATAGTTGACATATTTATTAATGGTCTAGAATCGTCTTTCAAGTCacacaatatttttttatttgacacgGCAAACCAAAGTTAAACAGGCatagggttggggtcaatttcaaTTCTTGAATTCACTCATGAAGTGGAGAATTTACATTGTTGAAATTTTGAAATGAATTCAATCTTCAAGTTTTAGAATTGGAATTTAAGTGTTTGGACTGTTTTGAATTGGAATTCAATTAGAAttcaatttttttacattttccagTTAATTGAATGAatgggaaagttttcagaccccttccccttttccaccttttgttacgttacaggcttattctaaaatgtattaaataaaacattttcctcatcaatctacacagaatacactatattgaaaaagtgaaaacaggtttttagaatttctgcaaatttataaaaaagtaaaaaacagataccttatttacataagtattcagaacatttgctataagactctaaattgagctcaggtgcatcctgtttccattgatcatccttgagatgtatctagaacttgatttgagtccacttGTGGGaaagtcaattgattggacatgatttggaaaggcacacccctgtctatataaggtcccacagttgacagtgcatgtcagagcaaacaccaaaacatgaggtagaaggaattgtccgtacagctcctagtcaggattgtgtcgaggcacagatctggggaagcgtaccaaaacatttctgcagaattgaaggtccccaagaacacagggacTCCATAATTCTTAAACTGAAAAAGTTTAGAACCACTAAAACACTTTCTAGAGCCAAACGCAGGgaggtaaaaggcacatgacatcccgcttggagtttgccagaaggcacctaaGGGACTACAAGActatgagaagcaagattctctggtttgataaaaccaagattgaactctgtcAATAAAGAAGTGGTTAAATGATGCAGATGCTAAGTTACAGGACgggtttgctagcacagactggaatatgatccgggattcttccgatggtattgaggagtacaccacatcagtcactggcttcatcaataagggcattgatgacatcgtccccacagtgactgtacgtacataccccaaccagacgCCATGGATTCCAGGCAATATCCaaactgagctaaagggtagagctgccgctttcaaggagtgggactctaactcGGAAGctgataagaaatcccgctatgccctccgacaaaccatcaaacaggcaaagcgtcaatgcagcactaagattgaatcatactagaCCGTCTcagatgctcgtcggatgtggcagggcttgcaaactattgcagactacaaagggaagcacaggcgagaactgcccagtgacacgagcctaccagatgagctaaattacttctatgctcgcttcgaggcaagcaacactgaagcatgcatgagagcgtcAGCTGTTCCAAACAACTGTGTGATTGCTCTCTCCGTTGCCGATGTGACTAAaccctttaaacaggtcaacattcataaggcccaagggccagatggattaccaggacgtgtactccgagtatgcgctgaccaactggcaattgtcttcactgactttttcaacctgtccctgaccgagtctgtaaaaTTGATTCTCCCAATGGTAGCTGtcatgcctgctcccgctctccctctcctgggctcgagggcgccagactgcctatcattacgcacacctgtccccttcatTACGCGCACCTAAGCCTTATTGGACCCACCTGAACTCCATCATTATTTCATTGGCTCCCCTTTATCTGTCTGCTTCctctgtttattctctgtgttggcATTGATGTCGTTATTttgtcccctgtccagacgctgttcctgtcctgtttcttgtccgttatttattaaatgttctccctgtacctgcttcgtGTCTCCAGCGTCAATCCTCACAGGTAGCTATAGTGTAAGCTGAATTTTTTACTCCAGTGTGAAGTAGCTGGTAGCAAgctaaactatattttcagagtagcttcctcaACACTGCTGACATTTTATATCAGGAAATAACATAAGTCAACATCAAGTGGAGAAACAATTTCACAAAATAAAGTATTGAGAGTCATTAATAGCATTTAGCAGAAAGCAGGACTAGCTGATTTTTAAACAAAGGAATTAGGCCATTTTGTGTGAAACTGATACATTCTTTTATCTGTATACTAAACAGAAGTCTGTGAGAGTCGGGCAAATGTCAACCACAACAAGTTCACTAATGTACATGAGACACAGGGCAGTTTCAGGGCAGTTTCAGGGCAGTTTCATAAAGGAAATCCTTGAACTCGATATAGACCCACTATCTGGCTTTACAGATGGTGTAAATACCACAACAGCAGATGCAAATAATGTTAGCTTGCCTGGTTTATGTTTAATATTGTTtataaatatgtaaataaatgtctATATACAGCTTACTAACATTTACAAATGTAGCAATAACAATTCATAAATGGTGAGAAAACTTACATATAAAaaatgtaggattttttaattGACATTATTATAAGCTGTTATCCATTTACAAATGGCAACTTCAGTAAATGtgtgtttaattgaaatgttttGGTTGTCTGTGTTTCTCCCCAACAGCTCATCAAATGGTAAAATCTTCATTGGCTGGTAAGTATTcctgtggggcggcaggtagcttagtggttaaagcgttgggccagtaaccaaaaggttgctagatcgaatccctgagctgacaaggtaaaaatatgttattctgctcctgaacaaggcggttaacccactggtcctagtctgtcattgtaagtaaggatttgttcttacctgacttgcctagttaaataaataatatatatgtgAACACAAGTCTCAGAGGTGCTGTTAACAGTCCAAAAAGGTTAATTAACACGTTTGAAACAACTTTTAATATAACACTTTTGACAACTGGCAGTGTTAAATTGCATATTTGCTTATTAATCATTCATAATTTTTCCTATGATCTTTTTTCCTCTTTGTGAGTTGGTGAAGAGATCAGGCTGGTCAATGGCACTAGTCGCTGCTCTGGGACAGTGGAGATTCTTTACGAGGGCCAGTGGGGAAGAGTGTGTGGTCAGAAGTGGGACGTCGACGATGCCAATGTGGTGTGTGGCCAGCTGGGCTGTGGGAGGGCTGTGAGTGCCCAAGGTAGCGTCCACTTAGGTCAGGGTAGTGGTGGCAGGCCGACTTGGCTGGATGATGTTGGGTGTAAAGGCAGTGAGAGCTCCCTCACAGAATGCTCACATGGAGGATTGAAACACCATGACTGTTTACAGTCTCAAGATGCCAAAGTTGTCTGCTCAGGTAAAAGCCCCTCTGTGTTGCTATTGTGGTTAATGAAAGTCAAAATACAATTGATTATACGTGTGTCAACTTCGCATTGATTTAGTTGAATATGATACTGAAATGCATTTATTTTCTCCCACATTgtcaaatgttttacatttttcttTAATTCCTAGTTAAACATAATATCAGACTGGTCAATGGGAGTGACCTCTGCTCTGGGAGGGTGGAGGTCTATCAAATTGGTCACTGGCGAACCGTGTGTAATGACATATGGGATTTGAATGACTCTGCTGTGGCATGCAGACAGCTTGGCTGTGGGAGAGCTGTTAGTTCCACAGAGAGGGCTTACTTTGGTCAGGGCAGTGGGCCCATCTGGCAGGATGATGTTGGCTGCTCTGGCAGTGAGTGCTCCATCACACAGTGCCCACACACAGGAGGAACACATAACTGTCGTCATGGTAACGACGCAGGTGTTATTTGTTCAGGTAAGGGAGTCTCTTTTCCTTGTCTAGACTTGAGTTTTGGTTTGAATGGtttgaattgtacaaaaatgtcTCATCAGAGAGAAAATCCTAAAAAGCATATTACTGCAGTATTATAGACTGTTCTGCCACCTAGTGGAGACTTGACTGTTGCATAAAGAATCTTAACCCATGCCAGACTTGGTGCTATGTGACCAGATGGGGGCAGCCTAGATCAGAGCAGGTGTCTAATACAGTATGAAGACCCAGTAGATAGGTTGTGATTACTGTTGCCTAACTAAACTACATGTCTTTGACCAACAGGTGTTGTCTTGCAGACGCCTTCACTCTCCACAAACCAATCATATTCTTCCTTCTTGCAAGGAGAGGAGGTCCAACTCACCTGCACTCTTCCATCCCGTATCCTCTGTAATGCTGTGGAGTTCATCTTCTATCTGAATGGAGACTCCATCATGACTGTGACCGTTGGATCCTCACAGCCCAGGGCTACTTTAACAAAGTTTAAGATGGATGCTTCACACCAGGGCAGTTACCGCTGTCTCTACAGAACCCTCTCCAACAGCCAAGCCATCAGCTCCCCTTACAGCAACATTACTAAAGGTGAGGTGGTAGTTGGGAAACAAGTGTTGCTTAatctacagtgagctccaaaagtattgggacagtgacaaatattttgttttggctctgtattccagcactttggatttgaaatgatacaatgactgaggtgaatgtgcagactgtcagctttcatttgagggtatgTTTATTCATATCAgggaaccatttagaaattacagtaCTTTTGGGATCTAGTCCACGCATTTTacgggaccaaaagtattgggacaaattcacttatacagtatgtgtattaaagtaatcaaaagttgagtatttggtcccatattcctagcatgcaatgattacatcacGCTTGTGATCacgcatttgctgtttgttttggttgtgtttcagattattatgtggggtatgatatttgtgtctaactttctcactcatcattattcccaatttattcaggactatccgtaaacATGGTAgaacattaatgtagaagtgtttagaaacatattctattcttatttaaaatAAAGGTAtatccaaaatgacacaatgcacttaccattcatttctattgggcgtattattgtggccctggtggcacaaaatcaaAGGTCTGACTGCATGGAGATGCTTGGGAAATGGTCACTACAGGGGACCatgttgtgtgtgtttcaggggaagGGGGTATATCTGACCTCCATC includes the following:
- the LOC139421083 gene encoding uncharacterized protein isoform X1, coding for MVTILLFMALAHQMVKSSLAVGEEIRLVNGTSRCSGTVEILYEGQWGRVCGQKWDVDDANVVCGQLGCGRAVSAQGSVHLGQGSGGRPTWLDDVGCKGSESSLTECSHGGLKHHDCLQSQDAKVVCSVKHNIRLVNGSDLCSGRVEVYQIGHWRTVCNDIWDLNDSAVACRQLGCGRAVSSTERAYFGQGSGPIWQDDVGCSGSECSITQCPHTGGTHNCRHGNDAGVICSGVVLQTPSLSTNQSYSSFLQGEEVQLTCTLPSRILCNAVEFIFYLNGDSIMTVTVGSSQPRATLTKFKMDASHQGSYRCLYRTLSNSQAISSPYSNITKVVLLQPNISLSPPNGGVFWESQGPEVVRGHSFSITCSIQPQYPGGLFYLDFSGSNRTETKPAVNHSASFHFPVAEYKDQGKYSCSYVVNVSTWSFRSDNSELAVTIRAFMVPIIVSGGTGGVGLLILLLLVMCLVSWRTRMNRKPSIETGQGECIDNRHNRGEDNEEEEDYVNVENVCYQRGLEGAKKNEKEKGHSYGKSEDVYDNEDGNTQRNGVCGGSHEKINSEDDENDYVNVSA